TCATCACATCACTGATAACCAATGATACATTCTCTTTTGCCAATATATCGACAGCCGCCGCACCATTCCCGGCAGCCAGGATACGGAAGTTGGGCTTCAGCTCCTTTTGCAGGTAAGCGTTAATATCCGGATCGTCCTCCACAACCAGAATCGTATAATCATAGGTCCGATTCACGATCTCGTCCATTTCGCGGGTATCCAGGTTTGCCACACCGCTCGACAATTCAGTTACGGAAGGAGCAAACGTACAGGTTTCATCAAAATGAGATTTTCCTTTAGGCAATTCGACAAAGAAGACGGTCCGTTTACCCGGTTCGCTCTCCACATGAATACTGCCTTTATGCATACTGACAAACTCACGTGTCAAATGCAAACCGATACCGGTTCCGGTAACCTGATCGGCCGTAAAGAACTGGTCAAAGACAGCGGACAGGTTTTGGGGCAGTATTCCTTTTCCGTTATCCTCCACCGACAATATCACATACCCTGCATGTTCCTGCAAACGGATGGTGACCGTTCCTCCCTCCGGAGTAAACTTAAAGGCATTCGACAACAGGTTGGCCAATATCTTTTCCATCTTGTCTGTATCCACCCAGAGCATAACAGACCGGACGGTATGCTGAAACGAATAATGTATCTGTTTACTCTGCGCCATATTGTCAAAATACGACTTAACCTCTTCTATAAATGCAACCAGGTCCACTTCCGTCACCCGCATATCCATTTTGTTGCTCTCGACCTTGCGAAAGTCGAGCAACTGGCTGACTACCCGTTTCAGGCGGTCGGCATTTTTCTTTATTATATGTATGTCGTCGACAATCGGCGAATCGGGAGGCAATTCTTTCGATAGCTTATTCAACGGACCGAGTATCAGCGTAAGCGGCGTTTTTATTTCATGGGAGACATTGGTGAAGAACTGTAACTTACGGGTGGTTGCCTGTTCGATCTTCCGGTTAGCAATTGCCAGTTCTTCACGCTGCTGCTCGACCTGCATATTGGTATGCTTCAATTCATGATTCTTACGCTGGACCTTCCGAAAAATATGTATCACGTAAAGAGCCAGCAGGAGCACGACTCCCAGCAATAGCAGGATCAGACCGACTGAATTTTGTAAAAAACGGTATTCCGAGAACATCTTATCCAGATTATTGCGTTGCTTTTCAATCTGCTCCTGATAATCCGCCAGTTGCTCAGTCTGCAAATAGATGGTTCCGGCATTATCCTTATCGATCAGAGCCGATGTCAAAGCGTACTGTTTGGAGACCGGCACTCCGTTCAGAATCTGCCAGGCAACCTTTACTGCCGTACTTCCTCCTGTAGGATAAACGAACGAGGCTGTCAGATAACCGTCACGAACCGCTTCGATTCCTTTTCCCTTACCGGGCAAAGCATCTATACCTATAAACTTTATCCTCTCTGCCGCCTGCGGATTCACTTCCATTATTGCTTCTCTGGCAGCCAACGCCATCACATCATTATGTGCGTATACGATATCGATATCCTCAAAAGAACCGAGTGCTGCGATATTTACCTTGGCCTCATCCCGATGCCAGCGTCCGTACACTGTTTTCAGGATTATATTATCATTATGAATAAGAGCATCGCTAAAGCCATTATGACGGTCGAGAGCGGAAGAGGAACCTTCGCGTCCCCAAATTTCGACAATCGTTGTCTTTCCATTCTTCAGCAAAGAGTTCGTGAACAGTCCGGCAGCACGCCCTATCTCGTAATTGTCGGCTCCAATGAAAGTCGTATATTCTTCCGAATAGATTTTTCGGTCAATGATAATAGTCGGGATACCTGCCCTGTAAGCTTCAACGGCAGCCGTTGTCACAGGACCGGATTCATTGGCTGAAATAATGATAAGATCCACCTTCTTTTTAACCAACTCGCGAATCTGTTTGATTTGAGTATCATTATCTTCATTGGCATCTTTCATTTCAAGGGTCATTCCCGGATAGTCAGAAGCCTTCACTTGCATATCCAGCATCATCGCTTTTCGCCAGCTATCGTTAACAGAGCTATGGGAGATTCCCACAACAAACTCTTTCTCCTCCCCTCCCCGTTTACAGGAAATCGTTAGAGACAGAATAAATATCAACAGACAAAAGCGATATATAATGGGTTTCATGAAGCAGCCGATTTTCAGGGTTTCGTACAAAAGTACGGATTATCAGCATAACAGACAAAATTTATTTTGTACATTCGTCCTCTAAATTATTATTGCATAACATGAAGATTATAGATAAGCAGCTACTTGACAAGACAAACGAACAGGCGAAACAATCGCCCCGTCTCCGCATGAATTACAACTTCCATGAACGATTGGACGATCCGGTAAACCGTTTGCTGAATGCAATGGAACCGGGTAGTTATATCCGTCCGCACCGTCATCTGGATCCCGACAAAGACGAAATATTCCTGTTGTTACGCGGAAAAGTTGTAGTATTTACTTTTGACGACGAAGGTAATATTACGGAAAAATTCCTGCTCGATCCCATGGCTGGGTCCTATGGTGCAGAA
This is a stretch of genomic DNA from Parabacteroides chongii. It encodes these proteins:
- a CDS encoding substrate-binding domain-containing protein; the protein is MKPIIYRFCLLIFILSLTISCKRGGEEKEFVVGISHSSVNDSWRKAMMLDMQVKASDYPGMTLEMKDANEDNDTQIKQIRELVKKKVDLIIISANESGPVTTAAVEAYRAGIPTIIIDRKIYSEEYTTFIGADNYEIGRAAGLFTNSLLKNGKTTIVEIWGREGSSSALDRHNGFSDALIHNDNIILKTVYGRWHRDEAKVNIAALGSFEDIDIVYAHNDVMALAAREAIMEVNPQAAERIKFIGIDALPGKGKGIEAVRDGYLTASFVYPTGGSTAVKVAWQILNGVPVSKQYALTSALIDKDNAGTIYLQTEQLADYQEQIEKQRNNLDKMFSEYRFLQNSVGLILLLLGVVLLLALYVIHIFRKVQRKNHELKHTNMQVEQQREELAIANRKIEQATTRKLQFFTNVSHEIKTPLTLILGPLNKLSKELPPDSPIVDDIHIIKKNADRLKRVVSQLLDFRKVESNKMDMRVTEVDLVAFIEEVKSYFDNMAQSKQIHYSFQHTVRSVMLWVDTDKMEKILANLLSNAFKFTPEGGTVTIRLQEHAGYVILSVEDNGKGILPQNLSAVFDQFFTADQVTGTGIGLHLTREFVSMHKGSIHVESEPGKRTVFFVELPKGKSHFDETCTFAPSVTELSSGVANLDTREMDEIVNRTYDYTILVVEDDPDINAYLQKELKPNFRILAAGNGAAAVDILAKENVSLVISDVMMPEMNGYELCKRIKSDIAFSHIPVILLTALSDDKQRMYGIASGADEFIQKPFHIEELKLRIVRLLEERARLRNAFAQELQSPAASDLKIGKTESMDDVFMRKFMALIEEAYPDSDFSIEKASDMLGLSRVHLYRKVKELTGVTPTDFLRNYRLKRAAALLREKGRNVNEVAYATGFSSPPYFSKCFKAAYTVTPTEYQEKG
- a CDS encoding WbuC family cupin fold metalloprotein; its protein translation is MKIIDKQLLDKTNEQAKQSPRLRMNYNFHERLDDPVNRLLNAMEPGSYIRPHRHLDPDKDEIFLLLRGKVVVFTFDDEGNITEKFLLDPMAGSYGAEIKPGVWHCLLVLERDTVVYEVKPGPFAPLDPNNMAPWSPEPNDEKGVKEYMNYLASKL